One region of Salvelinus sp. IW2-2015 linkage group LG6.1, ASM291031v2, whole genome shotgun sequence genomic DNA includes:
- the rbm42 gene encoding RNA-binding protein 42 isoform X1 yields the protein MTFLSMAMKSGEERLKEMEAEMALFEQEVLGGQVAMTAGDPVVMEVLPMGIPMAVPMIRPIIGTNTYRQVQQTLDARAATFVGPPPPAFVGPAITPGVRPPPMMRPAFMPHILQRPGGPRMPMMRGPPPQGMMAPPLPRPPPPPPMMMAPPMQGPPQHPMDPMGHMSSGGPPVGSTHGTPMGHSMVSAPSRSVTQAPPKLTPSIISAAPTVYTAPSSGPKIPDIHAQRKARMEELAASVAEQQAAVMAAGLLEAKKEASLAASDDNVIGPSMPEPEPVHTEPVDSTAEEKKKGKQEKAKKCIRTAAGTSWEDQSLLEWDSDDFRIFCGDLGNEVNDDILARAFSRYPSYLKAKVVRDKRTGKTKGYGFVSFKDPNDYVRAMREMNGKYVGSRPIKLRKSMWKDRNMEVVRKKQKEKKKLGLR from the exons ATGACGTTTT TAAGTATGGCGATGAAATCCGGAGAGGAGCGGTTGAAGGAGATGGAGGCTGAAATGGCTCT GTTTGAGCAGGAGGTCCTGGGGGGTCAAGTGGCAATGACTGCAGGAGACCCTGTAGTGATGGAGGTGCTCCCTATGGGTATTCCTATGGCTGTTCCTATGATCCGGCCCATCATCGGCACCAACACCTACCGACAG gtccAGCAAACCTTGGATGCAAGGGCTGCCACTTTCGTGGGACCTCCACCCCCTGCATTTGTAGGCCCAG CTATAACCCCAGGTGTCAGACCACCGCCAATGATGAGACCAGCGTTTATGCCGCACATCCTGCAGAGACCAG GGGGTCCGAGGATGCCTATGATGCGTGGTCCCCCTCCA cagggTATGATGGCTCCCCCACTGCCacgccctcctcctcccccgccCATGATGATGGCACCCCCCATGCAAGGACCCCCTCAGCATCCCATGGACCCAATGGGGCATATGAGCTCAGGAGGACCCCCG GTGGGATCGACCCATGGTACACCCATGGGACACTCCATGGTGTCTGCACCCTCCAGGTCTGTGACCCAGGCCCCTCCCAAGCTCACCCCCTCGATCATCTCTGCGGCCCCCACTGTCTACACGGCTCCCTCCTCCGGACCCAAGATACCAGACATCCATGCCCAGAGAAAGGCTCGCATG GAGGAGCTGGCAGCGTCTGTAGCAGAGCAGCAGGCAGCGGTGATGGCCGCCGGACTGCTGGAGGCTAAGAAGGAGGCCAGCCTGGCCGCCTCAGATGACAACGTTATCGGACCCAGCATGCCAGAGCCCGAGCCCGTCCACACTGAG CCAGTGGATAGCAcagcagaggagaagaagaagggtaAGCAAGAGAAGGCGAAGAAGTGTATCCGTACAGCCGCAGGCACCAGCTGGGAGGACCAGAGTCTACTGGAGTGGGACTCAG ATGATTTCAGAATCTTCTGTGGAGACCTTGGCAATGAGGTGAACGACGACATCCTGGCAAGGGCATTCAGCCGCTACCCCTCCTACCTGAAAGCCAAGGTGGTGCGGGACAAACGCACAGGCAAGACCAAGGGATACGGCTTTGTCAGCTTCAAGGACCCCAATGACTACGTCCGCGCCATGAGGGAGATGAACG ggAAGTATGTGGGCAGCAGACCCATCAAACTGAGAAAGAGCATGTGGAAGGACAGGAACATGGAAGTTGTACGCAAGAAACAGAAGGAGAAAAAGAAACTGGGACTGAGATAG
- the rbm42 gene encoding RNA-binding protein 42 isoform X2: protein MAMKSGEERLKEMEAEMALFEQEVLGGQVAMTAGDPVVMEVLPMGIPMAVPMIRPIIGTNTYRQVQQTLDARAATFVGPPPPAFVGPAITPGVRPPPMMRPAFMPHILQRPGGPRMPMMRGPPPQGMMAPPLPRPPPPPPMMMAPPMQGPPQHPMDPMGHMSSGGPPVGSTHGTPMGHSMVSAPSRSVTQAPPKLTPSIISAAPTVYTAPSSGPKIPDIHAQRKARMEELAASVAEQQAAVMAAGLLEAKKEASLAASDDNVIGPSMPEPEPVHTEPVDSTAEEKKKGKQEKAKKCIRTAAGTSWEDQSLLEWDSDDFRIFCGDLGNEVNDDILARAFSRYPSYLKAKVVRDKRTGKTKGYGFVSFKDPNDYVRAMREMNGKYVGSRPIKLRKSMWKDRNMEVVRKKQKEKKKLGLR, encoded by the exons ATGGCGATGAAATCCGGAGAGGAGCGGTTGAAGGAGATGGAGGCTGAAATGGCTCT GTTTGAGCAGGAGGTCCTGGGGGGTCAAGTGGCAATGACTGCAGGAGACCCTGTAGTGATGGAGGTGCTCCCTATGGGTATTCCTATGGCTGTTCCTATGATCCGGCCCATCATCGGCACCAACACCTACCGACAG gtccAGCAAACCTTGGATGCAAGGGCTGCCACTTTCGTGGGACCTCCACCCCCTGCATTTGTAGGCCCAG CTATAACCCCAGGTGTCAGACCACCGCCAATGATGAGACCAGCGTTTATGCCGCACATCCTGCAGAGACCAG GGGGTCCGAGGATGCCTATGATGCGTGGTCCCCCTCCA cagggTATGATGGCTCCCCCACTGCCacgccctcctcctcccccgccCATGATGATGGCACCCCCCATGCAAGGACCCCCTCAGCATCCCATGGACCCAATGGGGCATATGAGCTCAGGAGGACCCCCG GTGGGATCGACCCATGGTACACCCATGGGACACTCCATGGTGTCTGCACCCTCCAGGTCTGTGACCCAGGCCCCTCCCAAGCTCACCCCCTCGATCATCTCTGCGGCCCCCACTGTCTACACGGCTCCCTCCTCCGGACCCAAGATACCAGACATCCATGCCCAGAGAAAGGCTCGCATG GAGGAGCTGGCAGCGTCTGTAGCAGAGCAGCAGGCAGCGGTGATGGCCGCCGGACTGCTGGAGGCTAAGAAGGAGGCCAGCCTGGCCGCCTCAGATGACAACGTTATCGGACCCAGCATGCCAGAGCCCGAGCCCGTCCACACTGAG CCAGTGGATAGCAcagcagaggagaagaagaagggtaAGCAAGAGAAGGCGAAGAAGTGTATCCGTACAGCCGCAGGCACCAGCTGGGAGGACCAGAGTCTACTGGAGTGGGACTCAG ATGATTTCAGAATCTTCTGTGGAGACCTTGGCAATGAGGTGAACGACGACATCCTGGCAAGGGCATTCAGCCGCTACCCCTCCTACCTGAAAGCCAAGGTGGTGCGGGACAAACGCACAGGCAAGACCAAGGGATACGGCTTTGTCAGCTTCAAGGACCCCAATGACTACGTCCGCGCCATGAGGGAGATGAACG ggAAGTATGTGGGCAGCAGACCCATCAAACTGAGAAAGAGCATGTGGAAGGACAGGAACATGGAAGTTGTACGCAAGAAACAGAAGGAGAAAAAGAAACTGGGACTGAGATAG